DNA sequence from the Longimicrobiales bacterium genome:
CGGTGACGGCGAGTGAAAGTGCGCGTCTGTTCCATCGCGCGCAGCAGCTGATTCCGGGCGGCGTCAATTCACCCGTGCGCGCGTTCGGCAAGGTCGGCGCGGAGCCGTTCTTCGTCGATCATGCCGCGGGCGCGCGGCTCTTCGACGTCGACCGACGCGCCTACCTCGACTACGTGATGAGCTGGGGTGCGCTGATGCTGGGGCATGCGCATCCCTCCATCGTGCGCGCGCTCTCCGAGGCGGTGATGCGCGGCACCAGCTACGGCGCGCCGAGCGGCGCGGAAGTCGAGCTGGCTGAGCTGGTCGTCGAGCTGGTGCCATCCGTGGAGATGGTCCGCTTCGTGAACAGCGGCACGGAAGCGACGATGTCCGCGCTGCGACTCGCGCGCGCGGCGACCGGTCGCGACGTCGTCGTCAAGTTCGAAGGCTGCTACCACGGTCACGCGGATTACTTCCTCGTGAAGGCGGGCAGTGGCGTCGCGACGTTCGGGCTGCCCGACTCACCCGGTGTCCCGCGCGCCGCGGCCGAGCTCACACGAACCGCGCCGTACAACGACGTCGATGCACTGCGCGCGCTGTTCGAAGCGGAAGGCGAACGCATCGCCTGCGTCATCATCGAACCGGTCGTGGGCAACAGCGGGTTCATCCCGCCCGTGCCCGGGTTCCTCGAGAGTGTGCGCGCAATCACGCGCGAGCACGGCGCGCTGCTCATCCTCGACGAGGTCATGACAGGCTTCCGCGTGGCCGCGGGCGGTGCACAGCAGCGGTTCGGGATCGAGCCGGACCTGACGACGCTCGGCAAGGTGATCGGCGGCGGACTGCCGGTGGGCGCGTACGGCGGCAGTCGCGCACTGATGGAGCGCATCGCTCCCGCCGGTCCCGTCTACCAGGCG
Encoded proteins:
- the hemL gene encoding glutamate-1-semialdehyde 2,1-aminomutase — encoded protein: MSTVTASESARLFHRAQQLIPGGVNSPVRAFGKVGAEPFFVDHAAGARLFDVDRRAYLDYVMSWGALMLGHAHPSIVRALSEAVMRGTSYGAPSGAEVELAELVVELVPSVEMVRFVNSGTEATMSALRLARAATGRDVVVKFEGCYHGHADYFLVKAGSGVATFGLPDSPGVPRAAAELTRTAPYNDVDALRALFEAEGERIACVIIEPVVGNSGFIPPVPGFLESVRAITREHGALLILDEVMTGFRVAAGGAQQRFGIEPDLTTLGKVIGGGLPVGAYGGSRALMERIAPAGPVYQAGTLSGNPLAMAAGIAQLLFLRESEPHAELEARAQRLVEGVTSAARELGIPAWGGALGAMFGWHFVEGPVRTFADAQRVDLEFFARFYRACLERGVFLPASPFEAMFLSTAHTDADIDHTVEQITAAMKEAQQ